One part of the Dyadobacter sp. 676 genome encodes these proteins:
- a CDS encoding DUF4142 domain-containing protein — translation MKAATTLLTFATAAMLWGCGTSNSTDSTEAADSANEAVADSGQATGTTAVAEEDSKFAVDAANGGMAEVQLGELAQNKGTDPKVKEFAKMMVTDHTKANDELKALAASKNITLPATPDEDKQKISTDLSAKNGKDFDKAYIDQMVEDHEKTVKLFEDGQKNVKDAEIKAFIDKTLPVLKSHLDHVKNLDKTK, via the coding sequence ATGAAAGCAGCAACCACATTACTGACTTTTGCAACCGCCGCCATGCTGTGGGGTTGCGGAACTTCAAATTCGACGGATTCCACGGAAGCAGCCGACAGTGCCAATGAAGCTGTGGCCGACAGCGGGCAAGCAACAGGCACCACGGCCGTAGCCGAGGAAGATTCAAAATTTGCTGTTGACGCGGCAAACGGCGGTATGGCCGAAGTGCAGCTCGGAGAGCTTGCCCAAAACAAGGGCACCGATCCGAAGGTGAAAGAATTTGCCAAAATGATGGTGACCGACCATACCAAGGCCAACGATGAACTGAAAGCGCTCGCGGCAAGCAAAAACATTACCTTACCCGCAACACCGGATGAAGACAAGCAAAAGATTTCGACTGATTTGTCGGCGAAAAACGGGAAGGATTTCGATAAAGCCTATATCGATCAAATGGTCGAGGATCATGAAAAGACGGTAAAACTCTTCGAGGACGGGCAGAAAAATGTGAAGGATGCTGAAATAAAGGCATTTATCGATAAAACGTTGCCGGTGCTTAAATCCCACCTTGACCACGTCAAGAACCTGGATAAGACCAAATAA
- a CDS encoding class I SAM-dependent methyltransferase, translated as MTIRDLFYNHEGNLIHKWDHYFDIYEKHFARYRDKEVNMLEIGISHGGSLQLWKKFFGPQVHIYAIDINPECKKLEEENTTIFIGSQSDKVFLEKVMSQLPELDIILDDGGHTMIQQLVSFETLFLKVREGGLYVVEDTHTSYWTEFHGGLRKPGTFIEHAKGLIDKLYEHHIHDKTGITFDDISRHINSIAFYDSVVVFEKAKRSNPFHKQVGNKTITPYVPTELKKESFLETLKAMFKGKEKHSFEINDGGFVNKGNTPD; from the coding sequence ATGACAATCAGAGATTTGTTTTACAATCACGAGGGAAACCTTATCCACAAATGGGACCATTATTTCGATATTTATGAAAAGCATTTTGCCAGATACCGTGATAAGGAGGTCAACATGCTGGAAATCGGGATTTCCCACGGTGGTTCGCTGCAACTCTGGAAGAAATTTTTTGGCCCTCAGGTACATATATACGCTATCGACATCAACCCGGAATGTAAAAAACTGGAAGAAGAAAACACGACCATATTCATAGGTTCGCAAAGCGACAAAGTTTTTCTGGAAAAAGTCATGAGCCAACTTCCTGAGTTGGACATTATTCTCGACGACGGCGGGCATACTATGATCCAGCAGTTGGTCTCGTTCGAAACGCTCTTTCTAAAAGTAAGAGAAGGCGGGCTATATGTGGTCGAAGATACACATACCTCTTACTGGACGGAATTTCATGGTGGGCTGAGAAAGCCCGGCACATTTATAGAACACGCCAAGGGGCTGATCGACAAACTATACGAACATCATATTCATGACAAAACCGGCATCACATTTGACGATATCAGCAGGCATATTAATAGCATTGCTTTTTACGATAGTGTGGTTGTTTTTGAAAAAGCAAAACGATCAAATCCGTTTCATAAACAGGTCGGGAACAAAACGATCACGCCTTACGTACCTACTGAATTGAAGAAAGAATCATTCCTGGAAACACTCAAAGCTATGTTTAAAGGAAAAGAAAAACATAGCTTTGAGATCAACGATGGCGGATTTGTTAACAAGGGAAACACACCTGATTAA
- a CDS encoding AraC family transcriptional regulator, which yields MNFETKYITTDIKLSTYEGKMRKSEIAFKHHMLVWFIAGEQFPEHIASLKITEAISILRHIDPDIDSVLANFEEPGKIDLVSFMEKNYMFSMPLEKFSYLTGRALTTFKRDFFNAFAITPQRWLTNKRLERAHYLLSQKQAKSADIYLEVGFENISHFSFAFKKKFGYPPTELGKSQHTRWLPG from the coding sequence ATGAATTTTGAAACAAAATATATAACCACAGATATTAAGCTCTCCACATATGAGGGGAAAATGCGTAAATCCGAGATAGCATTTAAACATCATATGCTGGTGTGGTTCATTGCCGGTGAACAGTTCCCGGAACATATCGCTTCCCTGAAGATTACAGAGGCTATTAGTATCCTCAGACATATCGATCCGGATATCGACAGTGTTTTGGCAAATTTTGAGGAACCGGGTAAAATAGACCTGGTGAGTTTCATGGAGAAAAACTACATGTTTAGCATGCCTTTGGAAAAATTCAGCTACTTGACGGGCCGCGCCCTGACAACGTTCAAGCGGGATTTCTTCAATGCCTTCGCTATAACGCCTCAAAGATGGCTGACAAACAAAAGGCTGGAACGGGCGCACTACCTGCTTTCCCAGAAACAGGCCAAATCTGCGGATATCTATCTTGAAGTTGGCTTCGAAAATATTTCGCATTTTTCATTTGCTTTCAAAAAGAAATTCGGATATCCGCCCACGGAGCTTGGCAAAAGCCAGCACACCAGGTGGCTTCCCGGCTGA
- a CDS encoding phosphoribosylaminoimidazolesuccinocarboxamide synthase, whose amino-acid sequence MNSIPATNFQFPGQTGFYKGKVRDVYSFEKRLVMIATDRISAFDVILPRAIPYKGQVLNQIAAHFLNATSDIVPNWLEEVPDPNVSIGIKCQAYPVEMVVRGYLAGHAWREYKAGKRQVCGVALPEGLKENDKLPEPIITPTTKAHEGHDEDISREQILAQGLVSEDEYEHLERYTLALFAKGTEMAADRGLILVDTKYEFGQLDGTIYLIDEIHTPDSSRYFYKDTYEENQRAGLPQKQLSKEFVREWLIENGFQGKDGQTVPEMTDEKVNSISERYIELYEKVTGMKFQKNNLDHPLERIEKAILRALA is encoded by the coding sequence ATGAACAGCATACCAGCAACCAACTTCCAGTTCCCCGGCCAGACAGGCTTCTATAAAGGAAAAGTCCGTGACGTTTACTCGTTCGAAAAACGTCTGGTAATGATCGCCACCGACCGTATTTCGGCGTTCGATGTGATCCTGCCTCGCGCTATCCCCTACAAAGGCCAGGTATTGAACCAGATCGCCGCCCACTTCCTGAACGCCACGTCCGATATCGTTCCCAACTGGCTTGAAGAAGTGCCCGATCCGAACGTGAGCATCGGCATAAAATGCCAGGCATACCCGGTGGAAATGGTGGTGAGAGGCTATCTCGCAGGCCATGCCTGGCGCGAGTACAAAGCCGGGAAACGCCAGGTATGCGGCGTCGCATTGCCCGAAGGCCTGAAAGAGAACGACAAGCTCCCCGAGCCTATCATTACCCCCACTACCAAGGCGCACGAAGGCCACGACGAGGATATTTCCCGCGAGCAAATCCTAGCGCAAGGGCTTGTGAGCGAGGACGAATACGAGCACCTGGAACGCTATACGCTCGCATTATTCGCGAAAGGAACCGAAATGGCGGCCGACCGGGGACTGATCCTGGTGGATACCAAGTATGAGTTCGGTCAGCTGGATGGCACGATTTATTTGATCGACGAAATCCACACACCCGATTCCTCACGGTACTTTTATAAAGACACCTATGAGGAAAATCAACGCGCCGGGCTACCCCAAAAGCAGCTTAGCAAGGAATTTGTAAGAGAATGGCTCATCGAAAACGGCTTCCAGGGCAAAGACGGTCAAACCGTGCCTGAAATGACCGATGAAAAGGTGAATTCGATCTCGGAACGTTACATCGAGTTGTACGAGAAGGTCACCGGTATGAAATTCCAGAAAAACAACCTGGATCACCCGCTCGAAAGAATCGAGAAGGCCATTCTGCGTGCATTGGCCTGA
- a CDS encoding tetratricopeptide repeat protein → MTSLILYVLLWLWDNRTFDSITKANQRKLDAEQAYQKKEFSKSAELYRQITYGSLFSDPAARLNLAHSLFKMGDYKQALKHYRLLSDIDNNGIASVANAQIALILVSKKDTASALTSLRTALRLEPGNVPARTNYIILKKSFSGVEQPSDMTTRKRRSDQQQTAQGQPQTPPEPPQESREVTEDFKKEELLKSLKAMNMSEEQARAILDAMKSNESQYIYQLRRKQYNKKPGQKSEIEW, encoded by the coding sequence ATGACGTCTCTGATCCTCTATGTCCTGCTTTGGCTTTGGGATAACCGGACATTCGATTCCATTACCAAGGCGAACCAGCGAAAACTCGACGCCGAACAGGCATACCAGAAAAAAGAGTTTTCCAAATCGGCCGAGCTGTACCGGCAAATTACCTACGGCTCGCTCTTTTCGGACCCCGCCGCAAGACTGAACCTCGCCCATTCGCTGTTCAAAATGGGCGACTACAAACAGGCTCTGAAGCATTACCGCTTGCTTAGCGATATCGATAACAACGGCATTGCGTCGGTAGCCAATGCGCAGATCGCATTGATCCTCGTCAGCAAAAAAGACACGGCAAGCGCATTGACCAGCCTGAGAACGGCATTACGGCTCGAACCAGGCAACGTGCCGGCGAGAACCAACTACATTATCCTGAAAAAAAGTTTCTCGGGTGTGGAGCAACCTTCGGACATGACTACCCGCAAGCGGAGGTCGGACCAGCAGCAGACGGCCCAGGGGCAACCGCAAACACCTCCCGAACCGCCGCAGGAGTCGCGGGAAGTGACGGAAGATTTCAAAAAGGAGGAATTGCTCAAAAGCCTTAAGGCAATGAATATGTCCGAGGAACAGGCACGGGCGATCCTCGATGCCATGAAATCGAACGAATCCCAATATATTTACCAGCTCCGGCGCAAACAATACAATAAAAAACCCGGGCAAAAGAGCGAAATCGAATGGTAA
- a CDS encoding glycosyltransferase family A protein codes for MLNILIPTFNRSEFLLRNLEILSEIVTKGNFTDKISLVISDNCSTDNTYEEVVKFKARSVIDIDLYRQQTNIGLKDNVLFVLAKSTADYVMFLGDDDYINFDFLKECMDILTNNPDTTAIVPNCIPVSIHGEFVTGSRDVIGPSVKFSKGFDSVLQYSWKGHQMSGVVAKRRIAYEQYIKNGVDNIYPYIYFVSICGLQGSVFVIKNNPVYVTQPVQKKDWGYGPDGLINEIFDNYRKLPVSAVQRFKLEFRMLYIQNWRLLMYKREGFNAFLKAAFSIAFAKNASPLFTLSFPFILLLIKLRIKMDL; via the coding sequence ATGCTCAATATCTTAATTCCGACGTTCAACAGATCAGAGTTCCTTCTCAGAAATCTCGAGATACTTTCTGAAATCGTTACAAAAGGGAATTTTACGGACAAAATTAGTCTGGTTATATCCGACAATTGTTCTACGGACAATACCTACGAAGAAGTGGTGAAATTCAAGGCCCGCAGTGTGATCGACATCGACCTTTACCGCCAACAGACTAATATTGGCTTGAAAGACAATGTTCTGTTCGTTCTGGCAAAGAGCACGGCCGACTATGTGATGTTTCTTGGAGACGACGACTACATTAATTTCGACTTCTTGAAGGAATGCATGGATATACTCACCAATAATCCCGACACGACGGCGATCGTCCCCAACTGCATTCCGGTTTCGATTCACGGCGAATTTGTGACCGGTTCCCGGGATGTGATCGGGCCGTCCGTCAAATTTTCCAAAGGATTTGATTCCGTGTTGCAGTATTCCTGGAAGGGCCATCAGATGAGCGGGGTAGTGGCGAAGCGCCGGATCGCCTATGAGCAATACATTAAAAACGGTGTCGACAATATATATCCGTATATCTATTTTGTGTCGATTTGCGGCTTGCAGGGATCTGTGTTCGTTATCAAAAATAACCCGGTTTATGTGACACAACCGGTCCAGAAAAAAGATTGGGGATATGGCCCCGACGGCCTCATCAATGAAATTTTCGACAACTACCGGAAGTTGCCCGTGAGCGCTGTCCAGCGTTTCAAACTGGAATTCAGGATGCTGTATATCCAGAACTGGCGCCTTTTGATGTACAAAAGAGAGGGGTTTAACGCTTTCCTGAAAGCGGCTTTCAGCATTGCTTTTGCAAAAAATGCAAGCCCTTTGTTCACATTAAGTTTCCCGTTTATCCTGCTCCTCATTAAGCTGAGAATCAAAATGGATTTGTAG
- a CDS encoding two-component regulator propeller domain-containing protein: MVFNHFLGIFLFSITSLTAWSQSTRLDELPGYDIRHFTDENGLPQNSIKSIVRDSNGNIWMATERGLCRYDGNRFRIFDEFGSSFAAKNIKGFYLHPDDKTSDLLALTHDEKWIRISSGKAIPDNCLKTIPTVEVPAEPGKPVSVVVESLPLLIETSVKKVLDRMVARYPVPGNAYFSCNGKSVEYYANSKRQRRFVFEGRNLLRFFRIGTDLYYLDESLEAFRFPAGGTDSKAGRIQVRGPWPEHRTWKFEIYWNNSSDQVFLSCEDKLYALSATRNGDLLADIILEGFSLQRATIKSVFYDQQAGRVFLGSQLDGLYVIRKQPFRSVTTTLPAHHNVYYGQALADSNTVITSRGVRFFRDRKTGRIISRSLDLMTRYIDWDQYSVLTDRQGRIWGKKGNEIFCFDNSGSRLIRRLKVSGNVTVLYQWEGDTIWFGTTTAGLFYLDPTVPDQRPVPFITGRFPDISWIEHQGAENLWIGSGRGLFKVHLPTRTVSQVKSLGSIYIRSLYIPPAGDEIWITTYADGFFLLKQDRLTRFPLDKNKYLANAHCMLEDHRGFFWVTTNKGLFQISRKDLLSYAKKPFPLYYHYYSKVSGFKTNEFNGGCQPCALRMSSGVVSLPSIKGLVWFIPEQIKPEQPGPAIFIDDILINNKPVGVSQGVISIPAGQPELDVQVNAPYYGDPYNLNLSYRLFKNGKPVTNWRDLDAGMRLAVPLYGGGNYRLSIRKLSGFDARNYGYENIDIQVRDHWYQTTFFYAFSALAVSLLLVFGVRKRIRRIQVRNEMLEKQIGERTKELKATLHKLETSQSELLQQIHLQSRLMASIAHDVRTPLNAAIVVTNQMKDLIRKQQNDRALMFSENIQDAMIRVKDTLESLLAYVKIQVYKRDVKKDYVDLRQLVEKNFNLYADRGKVYPNTFINEIPENTKVISSAQLLDVILQNVVDNSNKYTDAGTITAFVSRDNDRLKLVIADSGYGVPEKILNWLNDPESKASPTGNAGIGLLIIKELAPFAVEKLEVRLLAPGTAFILHFPDRIN, encoded by the coding sequence GTGGTTTTCAATCATTTTCTTGGAATATTTTTATTTAGTATAACATCGCTGACTGCATGGTCGCAATCCACCAGGCTCGATGAGCTCCCGGGGTACGACATCCGCCATTTCACAGATGAAAACGGACTGCCCCAAAACAGCATAAAATCCATCGTCCGGGATTCGAACGGAAATATCTGGATGGCAACCGAAAGGGGCCTCTGCCGGTACGACGGAAACAGGTTCCGCATATTTGACGAATTTGGAAGTTCATTTGCGGCAAAAAATATCAAAGGTTTTTACCTGCATCCCGACGACAAAACCAGTGATCTGCTGGCGTTGACGCATGATGAAAAATGGATCCGGATTTCGTCCGGAAAGGCTATTCCCGACAACTGTTTAAAGACTATTCCTACGGTGGAAGTGCCCGCAGAGCCTGGCAAGCCGGTTTCGGTAGTTGTGGAAAGCCTCCCGTTACTGATCGAGACGTCGGTCAAGAAAGTGCTCGATAGGATGGTCGCCCGGTACCCTGTTCCAGGCAATGCATATTTCTCCTGCAACGGGAAGTCCGTTGAATATTACGCGAACAGCAAACGACAAAGGCGGTTTGTATTCGAGGGCAGAAATCTCCTCCGTTTTTTTCGCATCGGAACTGACCTGTATTACCTGGACGAATCGCTGGAAGCATTCCGCTTTCCGGCCGGCGGCACCGATTCAAAAGCCGGACGCATTCAGGTGAGAGGACCTTGGCCCGAACATCGGACGTGGAAGTTCGAGATATACTGGAACAATTCCTCGGACCAGGTTTTTTTGTCTTGTGAAGACAAACTGTACGCCCTTTCCGCTACCCGGAACGGCGATTTGCTGGCGGATATCATCCTGGAAGGATTTTCCCTGCAGAGAGCCACCATAAAGTCGGTATTCTACGATCAACAGGCTGGCCGCGTTTTTCTCGGTAGCCAGCTCGACGGGCTGTATGTTATTCGAAAGCAGCCCTTCCGGTCGGTGACGACAACCCTGCCTGCCCATCATAACGTATATTATGGGCAGGCACTTGCCGATAGCAACACGGTGATAACCTCCAGGGGAGTCAGGTTTTTCCGCGATCGTAAGACAGGCCGGATTATTTCCCGCTCGCTGGATTTGATGACCAGGTATATCGATTGGGACCAGTACAGTGTGCTGACCGACCGCCAGGGAAGAATCTGGGGAAAAAAGGGAAACGAAATTTTTTGCTTCGACAACTCCGGGTCGCGGCTCATAAGGCGTTTGAAGGTTTCGGGGAATGTTACAGTGCTTTACCAATGGGAAGGCGACACGATATGGTTCGGGACCACCACTGCGGGGCTATTCTATCTCGATCCGACGGTGCCGGATCAGCGTCCCGTGCCCTTTATCACTGGCCGATTCCCCGACATTTCCTGGATAGAGCACCAGGGGGCCGAAAATCTCTGGATTGGCAGCGGGCGAGGGTTATTCAAAGTCCATTTGCCGACGAGAACGGTTTCGCAGGTAAAAAGCCTGGGAAGTATTTATATCCGCAGCCTTTACATACCTCCTGCCGGCGACGAAATATGGATAACCACCTATGCGGACGGGTTCTTTCTTCTGAAACAAGACAGGCTTACCAGGTTTCCGCTCGACAAAAACAAGTACCTGGCCAATGCGCATTGCATGCTGGAAGACCACCGGGGATTTTTTTGGGTTACAACAAATAAGGGATTGTTCCAGATCAGCAGGAAGGACTTGCTCTCCTATGCGAAAAAGCCATTCCCTTTGTATTATCATTACTATTCAAAAGTCTCCGGTTTTAAAACCAATGAGTTCAACGGAGGTTGTCAGCCCTGCGCACTGAGAATGTCCAGCGGCGTGGTTTCGCTGCCATCGATTAAGGGGCTGGTGTGGTTCATCCCCGAGCAGATCAAACCCGAGCAACCGGGGCCGGCTATTTTCATCGACGATATTCTTATTAACAACAAGCCGGTTGGGGTATCGCAGGGTGTCATCTCAATTCCGGCAGGGCAGCCGGAACTGGACGTTCAGGTAAATGCACCTTACTACGGCGATCCATACAACCTGAACCTGTCGTATCGCTTGTTTAAAAACGGAAAACCCGTAACCAACTGGAGGGATTTGGATGCAGGTATGAGGCTGGCAGTTCCTCTGTACGGCGGTGGCAATTACAGGCTCAGTATCCGGAAACTGAGTGGTTTCGATGCAAGGAACTACGGCTACGAGAATATTGACATCCAGGTCAGGGACCACTGGTATCAAACCACTTTTTTTTATGCATTCTCCGCACTGGCGGTAAGCTTATTACTTGTTTTCGGGGTTCGAAAGCGCATACGCCGGATCCAGGTACGGAATGAGATGCTCGAAAAGCAAATAGGGGAGCGGACGAAGGAACTGAAGGCGACGCTGCACAAATTGGAAACATCGCAAAGCGAGTTGCTGCAACAAATCCATTTGCAATCGCGCCTGATGGCGTCGATCGCCCACGATGTACGCACTCCCCTGAATGCCGCGATTGTTGTGACCAACCAGATGAAAGACCTGATCCGCAAGCAGCAGAACGATCGGGCACTGATGTTCAGCGAAAATATCCAGGATGCTATGATCAGGGTCAAGGACACCCTGGAGAGCTTGCTGGCGTATGTCAAAATACAGGTGTATAAGCGCGACGTCAAGAAAGACTACGTGGACCTTCGTCAGTTGGTTGAGAAAAATTTCAATTTGTACGCCGACAGGGGTAAAGTATACCCGAATACTTTTATCAATGAAATCCCGGAGAACACGAAGGTGATCAGCAGCGCGCAGTTGCTGGATGTGATCCTTCAAAACGTGGTGGACAATTCGAACAAATATACTGACGCCGGTACCATCACAGCTTTCGTAAGCCGGGATAACGACAGGCTAAAGCTTGTCATCGCAGACTCGGGCTATGGGGTTCCGGAAAAAATCCTGAACTGGCTGAACGACCCGGAAAGTAAGGCCTCACCGACCGGCAACGCGGGAATAGGACTGCTGATCATCAAGGAACTCGCCCCCTTTGCCGTTGAGAAACTGGAAGTAAGATTACTCGCGCCGGGAACTGCATTCATCCTGCATTTTCCTGACCGTATTAATTAA
- a CDS encoding STAS domain-containing protein — MDFKLEKKEQYVYIDTDATGFAGDVPAAFEETARGLFREGYHSLIVNMQTVKSLDATGITTLKKVNRLCANDLGLLVIVTRDDDFIDTLEDLRIPDLTVLPTKEEAIDAVFMHSLENEFGAGDDDYDDEDYEGVSESQEP; from the coding sequence ATGGATTTTAAACTGGAAAAGAAAGAACAATACGTCTATATCGATACGGATGCGACGGGTTTCGCCGGCGATGTGCCGGCCGCTTTCGAGGAAACGGCCCGCGGCTTGTTTCGCGAAGGCTATCACAGCCTGATCGTCAATATGCAGACGGTTAAATCGCTGGATGCTACGGGCATTACCACATTAAAGAAAGTGAATCGCCTTTGCGCGAACGACCTCGGCCTGCTCGTGATCGTGACACGCGACGACGATTTCATCGATACTTTGGAAGACCTGCGTATTCCCGATCTCACTGTTTTGCCGACCAAAGAGGAAGCAATCGACGCCGTTTTCATGCACAGTCTTGAAAATGAATTCGGCGCGGGCGATGACGATTACGACGACGAAGACTACGAGGGCGTCAGCGAATCGCAAGAACCCTGA
- a CDS encoding VWA domain-containing protein yields MNWNYPFESTEYFFIFFFIFAYTAYIIRTVRVARQLQTTARTLIIKLFLRSITFSLLIISLLGPSFGEAERDIQAKGKDIFMVVDLSKSMDAADVTPSRLEKVKFELNRFVENERANRIGIIIFSNDAYIHVPLTYDAAALELFIQSLQTDLLPTNGTNICGAIELAYNKLMNTADPTSRSKMMVLFTDGENSSNCGNALFNNLRRFGIGVYSVAVGTKVGISIQQNGKPLMDKNDKLVISKLDENFLRSITNSSRGSYYELNNSKNDIQKLIGDINQAEGALIDSRTITVVSNKYYYFLGAALVLILLDVLITIGTFRL; encoded by the coding sequence ATGAACTGGAATTACCCCTTTGAAAGCACTGAATATTTTTTTATATTTTTTTTCATCTTCGCCTACACAGCCTACATCATTCGTACCGTCAGGGTGGCCCGGCAATTGCAAACCACTGCCCGGACACTCATCATCAAACTCTTTTTACGCAGCATTACCTTCTCGCTTTTGATCATCAGCCTGCTCGGACCGTCGTTCGGAGAGGCCGAGCGCGACATTCAGGCAAAGGGCAAGGATATTTTTATGGTGGTGGATCTTTCCAAATCCATGGACGCGGCGGACGTGACGCCGTCGCGGCTGGAAAAAGTAAAGTTTGAACTGAACCGCTTCGTCGAAAACGAGCGGGCGAACCGCATCGGCATTATCATTTTTTCCAACGACGCGTATATACACGTCCCGCTCACGTACGACGCGGCTGCGCTCGAACTTTTCATTCAATCGCTGCAAACGGACCTGCTGCCGACGAATGGAACGAATATCTGCGGCGCGATCGAATTAGCTTACAACAAACTCATGAATACGGCGGATCCCACGAGCCGCTCAAAAATGATGGTGCTTTTTACCGATGGCGAAAACAGCTCGAATTGCGGCAACGCATTGTTCAATAACCTGCGGCGTTTCGGTATCGGGGTATATTCGGTGGCAGTGGGCACGAAGGTCGGCATCAGCATTCAGCAGAACGGAAAGCCCCTGATGGATAAAAACGACAAGCTGGTGATCAGCAAGCTGGACGAAAACTTCCTGCGCAGCATTACCAATTCGTCGCGCGGGAGTTATTACGAGCTCAATAACTCGAAAAACGATATTCAAAAACTGATCGGCGACATCAACCAGGCGGAAGGCGCGCTCATTGACTCGCGGACCATCACGGTGGTGAGCAACAAATATTACTATTTCCTCGGCGCGGCGCTGGTGCTGATCCTGCTCGATGTACTAATTACCATCGGAACGTTTCGACTATAA
- a CDS encoding helix-turn-helix transcriptional regulator, which yields MREKATSRGGQKTRRLSNREKQVLDLLLEGKWIKEIAATLNLQANTVSSFKTRIFTKLGVTNLFELAKKVKEQKQYH from the coding sequence TTGCGGGAAAAAGCAACCAGCCGGGGGGGACAAAAAACCAGGCGTCTGTCGAACCGGGAAAAGCAGGTCCTGGACCTGCTGCTGGAAGGAAAGTGGATCAAGGAAATCGCCGCTACACTCAATTTACAGGCCAATACCGTCAGCTCGTTCAAAACAAGGATTTTTACAAAGCTAGGCGTTACCAATCTGTTCGAACTGGCAAAAAAGGTAAAAGAGCAAAAGCAATATCATTAA